The Hevea brasiliensis isolate MT/VB/25A 57/8 chromosome 9, ASM3005281v1, whole genome shotgun sequence nucleotide sequence TACCAAGCCGTAGCCACAGCCACTGGATATGATATTTCGTATCTGAACCAACGGTAGAGACCGATGATGCAAATGACCAAGACCAACGGTCAACAAAAGCGAAGCGCAGTGGCAGTGGTggtgtaaaagaaataaatcagtTTTGTTTTGTTGTTGGGAAAAGAGAGAACCAAACAAGCCCTTATCGGGGGTCTATCGTTATTAGCTCTACACACAAGGAAAAAGAGGCAGAGGTTGCTGACGCTGTCATTTTACTTTATCTCGTTTGGGTGATATAGAGTTTTTTTTCAGATATagaaagtgaagaaaagaaaggaaattgtGGTTTTCGAGGCTAAATCCATTGGGCACTCCATTCGGTACTCTTgtactttctctctctctctctctctctctctctctctctctctctctctttatatatagatatatatcctTGTTCTCTGTTCTTGTGTACTGAATTTACGAACCCTAACCTTTGGATTGATGATCTCTTCTCGGAGGTATATACGTTGGTATTCATTTGATATTTTCTGCTGCGTATTATCTTTTGTTCTTGAGGAATTCGAGTACGTGATTAATCTAGTTGGTAATCAGGTTTTCCCAAGTTTGTTTATTTCTTCAACAGTCTCATAATCTTACAAGTTTTTCTCGATTATGTTTGATtgtgaatattaattttgcatgaTTAGGATTTCGTTGTTTGGTTAGTGCTTTTATTCATGGCTTTGATATTCGCTGTTCCTTTCTGGCTAAATGAACAGGGAAAGTAGaggaaattgtttttttttttaattaattttgcatGATTAGGATTTCGTTGTTTGGTTAGTGTTTTTATTCATGGCTGTGATATTATCTGTTCCTTTCTGGCTAAATGAACAGGGAAAGTAGAggaaattgttttttatttttcttttacaaaaaaaaattgttgTTATTTTTCGTATATGATTTTATCTTTTATTGTTTTATTCCAACAAGAATCCATAAATGAAATTTTTAAGCTGACAACCCTCCTCATTTATCTGAGCTTGAGATCGGCTAAGCACAAACTGCTTAGGCCGGAGAGGCTACAGTTAGACAACTAAAGCACATCGAATGAATgtgttagaggatagaaaaaaaagaagggTAAACCTAAACTTGAAGGAAAATAGTATAACACGACGTAGAAACATTATACATTTCTGACACATTTccgggatttaacccaaaattgtttagagtggaTAAACAAAATCCATATAATCGACCCtaataaatttttaggataaaagtttagttgagtttgagttgagttgagttgagttgagttgagtagagTATTACTTTATTTCAATACACAATCCTTAATTTTACGTAAAATTTTGCCATTTTGTTTGCAGTTCAGAAAACTTCTACTTTTTCCTATATCTGCTGATTTTCTACTggatatctgatttaattgacctgaattttttggTGTAAAAAATTCATTTCTTATGGGGATTAGCCTTGGTTGCTCAATATTAACTATTATGACTAAAGAAGTCAGGTGGAACAACCGTAGTAACTTTTACATTATTCGTATTTGATTCcaaaagttttttttattttgcCTATTTTAGCGTCGTTTGAATGCTGTAGGCGAAATTTTCTGTTTGGAGTATTCCACTTCTCCTCCTCCAGAAACCAAGAGGGAGAGGAGGCCTCACAGCTTCTTTCTTAAAGCTGAAATTTTTGGGTTTGGTTAATCAATTTCTATTTCTTTGATGTTCGAATAGGTGTTTTTCATATGTTCTTGTTGTTATTCAATGTTACTTCTTGGGATAATTAGCAACGGCTATGTTGACTTTCATAGTTGTTTTCAGGATAAAAAATGAGTTCCTTGGAGGCAACTAGAGCAGAACTTGGTTTATTAGTCTTGTATCTGAACCAGGCTGAAGCTAGAGACAAGATCTGTAGGGCAATTCAATATGGTTCAAAATTCTTGAGTAATGGACAGCCTGGTACGGCTCAGAATGTTGATAAATCAACCAGCTTGGCCCGGAAAGTTTTCCGACTTCTTAAGGTTAGGTTCAAATTATTAACAGTAAACTTTAGTTAAGTTGTGTTTCATCTGGTGCTGTTTGTCAGCCAAGTGCCTGTTGTAGTTCATGTTTTTAGAGACTTGTTTCTTGTCTTTcctttgggaaaaaaaaaaagcatgttACACTTGGTGGAGGTTGAAAGTGCTctatattcttaattttttttttcctgataAGAATGGATGGAATGAATGAGCAatttttgcttcttctttttttccgGTCTTTTGTCTTTCATGTTGTAAAGATAAACCAATAGATTCTTCATTCTGCCAGTGTAATGAATCTGATACTTGTATTACTGCTCTTCTATGTTTGCTTTCTAGCATGATTTACACTCGTAGTCTTGTTGAATTGCAGTTTGTCAACGATCTGCATGGTCTTATTAGCCCTGTCCCTCAAGAAACTCCCCTTCCTCTTGTTTTTTTGGGAAAGGTATGGATAGACATTTAATATTTCCTttctaaaataaattttcatcttGCTCTTGTTCTTCTTGGTGACTCTATCAATTGCTGCTTGTTTCAGTCAAAAAATGCTTTATTGTCAACATTCTTATTTCTTGATCAAATCGTCTGGCTTGGCAGATCTGGCATCTACAAGGTATTAAATGCTCATCTATATGTTGGTTTTGTATATTCATTCTTGGATTCTGCGATAGTTATTATTTCCCTTTTAATAGGATAAAGAACACGCTGAGCTAATTGGCCAGATATCTCTCTACTGTTGGATGGGATCCTCAGTCTGCTCTACCTTGGTGGAGGTTTGTAacttctctctcttcttcttctttttttaatttttttaccgTGAAAACTGACTTCAACTGTTTATATTCCATCATCCCTAACCCTCCCTGCATGCCTCATCTTTtcataaagaaaaattaaaaagagagagagagatgaagaaagaagaaaggagaagcCTTTGCATGGTTTTTACGATGTGCTCCATTCTTTTTACATCAGATTGGAGAGCTTGGAAGGCTTTCTGCATCAATGAAGAAGCTAGTGAAGGAGCTTAAGAACAGTGATAAATATCAAGTATGTATATTATGTGTTATAACTGTAGGCTGACCATTACAATTGCTCATATATAGCATTCCATTTTTATTACTTCGTTATTGTACACTCAATGCAGAATGAACAATACCGTGCTAAACTTCAAAAATCGAATGAGAGATCACTGGCCTTGGTCAAGGCAGCCCTGGATATCGTAGTTGCAGTTGGACTACTTCAATTGGCACCCAAGAAAGTTACCCCTCGTGTAACAGGAGCCTTTGGATTTATTACctctttaatttcttgctatcaggTATATATACGTATATACTATAGGTTGGGCTTTAGAAGATTTTATTGGGATTTTCATTGGTTGAAGCTATCCAAAATTTGGATGGGGTTATAGTTTGTTTACTGATGGATTTCTGCTTTCTGGTTTGCAGTTGCTTCCATCTGGACCAAAAGCCAAGACCACATAAAGATACAAGTCTGTTCTAGGTGATAATTATTGGAACAATAAAGCCTAGTCGtgtcatttaaaatatttatttgaacTTAGTGATATAAAATCCCTTTTGGTGTAAACTTTTGAGCTATATGCCGCATTCTAGGTGACCTTGGATGTTCCTCACTATTTAAAGCCAACTATTAGGCATCTTTGTTGTCACCTTTCGTTCTGCTTATTTGCAATGGTAATATTATAATGATGTCATTTCTGGTTCGTATTTCTATCCAAGCTGTGGTTATTGTTTCATTAGTAGATTATGTTATATATCAGCTAACTTGTACTAAAGTGTCTTCTTGGTTTAATTAACTACACTGaaattaatttctatttaattTCGAACAATAAAACTCAGATAGCCCTGTAATTGCATCATCATCATCTTTCATCATGTAATAATAGTTCAAATTCCTGGCGCTTCAAGCAAGCCAATAAATTTTGGAGGTTTTATCATCACTTGTAACATTGCGCACTTCAATTTACATGAAGAATTAgataaaaattcaagtaaaaaaaattaaatataagttaAATCACTGTTAACGGTAATAATAATAACGTCTAAAAAAGA carries:
- the LOC110637074 gene encoding peroxisomal membrane protein 11C translates to MSSLEATRAELGLLVLYLNQAEARDKICRAIQYGSKFLSNGQPGTAQNVDKSTSLARKVFRLLKFVNDLHGLISPVPQETPLPLVFLGKSKNALLSTFLFLDQIVWLGRSGIYKDKEHAELIGQISLYCWMGSSVCSTLVEIGELGRLSASMKKLVKELKNSDKYQNEQYRAKLQKSNERSLALVKAALDIVVAVGLLQLAPKKVTPRVTGAFGFITSLISCYQLLPSGPKAKTT